The following proteins come from a genomic window of Eretmochelys imbricata isolate rEreImb1 chromosome 11, rEreImb1.hap1, whole genome shotgun sequence:
- the ZC3H15 gene encoding zinc finger CCCH domain-containing protein 15 produces the protein MPPKKPPPAAGPNKKADQKKKEKIIEDKTFGLKNKKGAKQQKFIKAVTHQVKFGQQNPRQAAQAEGDKKLKKDDKKKELQELNELFKPVVAAQKISKGADPKSVVCAFFKQGQCTKGDKCKFSHDLSLERKCEKRSVYIDARDEDLEKDTMDNWDEKKLEEVVNKKHGEAEKKKPKTQIVCKYFLDAIENNKYGWFWVCPGGGDNCMYRHALPPGFVLKKDKKKEEKEDEVSLEDLIERERAALGPNITKITLESFLAWKKRKRQEKIDKAEQDMERRKADFKAGKALVISGREVFEFRPELVDADDEEADDTNYIQGSSEDEVEDLVRINDVDLNLYVPKDVDETGITVASLERFSTYTSVEKDDNKLSEASGGGIENGEQSDSEENEAEGEQENGVIDAVPVDENLFTGEDLDELEEELNTLDLEE, from the exons ATGCCCCCCAAGAAACCGCCACCTGCGGCGGGGCCCAATAAGAAGGCGGACCAGAAAAAGAAGGAGAAGATCATCGAG GACAAAACATTTGGTCTAAAGAATAAGAAAGGAGCAAAACAGCAGAAGTTTATCAAGGCTGTGACTCATCAAGTTAAATTTGGTCAACAAAATCCAAGACAG GCTGCTCAGGCTGAAGGTGACAAGAAATTAAAGAAGGATGATAAGAAGAAAGAATTACAGGAACTAAATGAACTCTTCAAACCTGTAGTTGCTGCCCAGAAAATTAGTAAAG GTGCAGATCCCAAATCAGTAGTTTGTGCTTTCTTCAAGCAAGGACAGTGTACTAAAGGAGATAAGTGCAAGTTTTCTCATGATTTGTCTTTGGAGAGAAAGTGTGAAAAACGCAGTGTTTACATTGATGCAAGAGATGAAGATCTTGAAAAAG ATACAATGGATAATTGGGATGAGAAAAAGCTGGAAGAGGTGGTGAACAAGAAGCATGGTGAGGcggaaaagaaaaaacccaaaactcAAATA GTCTGCAAGTATTTTCTTGATGCTATCGAAAACAACAAATATGGCTGGTTTTGGGTTTGTCCTGGTGGAGGAGACAACTGTATGTACCGCCATGCTCTCCCTCCTGGCTTTGTactaaaaaaagacaaaaagaaggaggaaaaagaagatGAAGTTTCTTTAGAAGATCTAATAGAAAGAGAG CGTGCTGCCTTAGGACCAAACATTACCAAAATCACCTTAGAGTCTTTTCTTgcatggaagaaaagaaaaagacaagaaaagaTTGACAAGGCTGAACAAGATATGGAACGGAGGAAAGCAGATTTTAAAGCTGGCAAAGCACTGGTG ATCAGCGGACGTGAAGTATTTGAGTTCCGGCCGGAGTTGGTTGATGCCGATGATGAAGAAGCAGACGACACTAATTATATTCAAGGATCAAGTGAAGATGAG GTTGAAGATCTTGTGAGGATAAATGATGTAGACTTGAACCTGTATGTCCCAAAGGATGTAGATGAGACTGGTATTACTGTGGCTAGTCTCGAGCGATTCAGCACATACACTTCAGTGGAAAAAGATG ataACAAATTAAGTGAAGCTTCAGGAGGTGGAATAGAGAATGGGGAGCAAAGTGATTCAGAAGAAAACGAGGCAGAAGGAGAACAGGAAAATGGAGTAATAGATGCAGTTCCTGTTGATGAAAATCTTTTTACTGGAGAGGACTTGGATGAACTAGAAGAAGAATTAAACACTCTTGATTTAGAAGAATGA